In Euphorbia lathyris chromosome 2, ddEupLath1.1, whole genome shotgun sequence, the sequence atgagatcctccctgggattagtccagatgtgatcactcacaaactcaacatcgacaaagaAGCGGTTCCGGTTGCCCAAAAatggagaaaccatggccttgagagacagaaggtgatagaggaggAAATCACCAAACTCCagcgggcggatgccattgaagaggtactttatacacaatggttggCGAATGTAGTGTTAGTGAAGAAAGtgggcggatcataccgcatgtgtattgactttacagatctcaataaagcttgtccaaaagacaactaccctttgccGTGTATCGACatcctcgtagatggaaccgcatgacacgctatgtactccttcacagacgtaaagtcaagttatcaccaaatccccatggagccttcagatagaatcaagaactcgttcgtgactcaccaagccacttattgcttcaaagtcatgccctttgggcttaagaacgcaggtgcaacctatcaacggatgatgaacaagatattcgcggaaagcaaaggtgataactactccgtctatgtggatgacatgatcatcaagagcaccactgtggaaaaacatgcagatgatgtaagggaggtactgggcgtactccgacgtcacaatattaaactgaacccggaaaaatgtacctttggtgcaacgtatggaaagttcttgggattcatgattagcgagaaaggagtgagcccaaatcctgacaagattAAGGCCATTCTGGAGATGCAAGCGCCACGGAATATCAGGGAAGTGCAATgccttaacgggcggatcgtagccttgggcaggtttatctcctgttcagcccgtagatgtcagcccttttatgaggtgatcaagaagcaaaaggcatttgagtggaatgaggattgcgAAAAAGCTTTCGAGGGAATCAAATGGTTTCTCACAgaaccgcccatgatgagccgacccctgaaaggtgagaatctctacatgtatgtctcgaTTACAGATAAAGTTGTTTGCatggtcatgataagggaagaggatggccagcagtatccaatttattacgtgagcaaagtattaaaggatgctgaaaccagatattccaaacttgataaaatggctttggctgttgtcaccacaacaatccgccttaggccttaCTTCCAGGCTCATACTGTTATAGTccgaacaaatataccaatgaggaaggtattacaaaagccagagacttcagggagattgatggagtgggcaatccgccttggagaATTTGATGTACGATAAGAgagcaggtcagctttaaagagtcaagtcttggcagactttgtgaatgaattcaccgaAGAAGGGGTGAATATCCCTAAATCTCAAGTcgaagaatggacgatgtacacagaTGGAGCCTCCTCAGCGGATGGAGCTGGTATAGGCATCGTAATCACATGTCCTCAATATATAAAACtacgatacgcagcaaaattagaTTTTATTGCAACCAATAATGCAGTGGAGtacgaggccttaatattgggactgcgtctgctgaaagaaatcactcccgagcggatcgtggtctatagtgactccaagttgatggtcaaccaggtgatcaaaaattacgaagTAAAAGATgacgttttggccaaatacgttgctgaagttaaaaaattgctggatcaccttgaagccaaagaaactaaatgggagttgatccatgtacctcgcggatcaaacacagaagcagatcatctagctaaaatggcttccagcaagGAGAACTGGGCGGATCCACAATGTCTGTTCGAAGTTAAAGCAGCTCCGGCCTTCGCCTcggaggaagtatccctactcacgatAGTAGAAGGTGATTGGAGGTCGGCCATCCGCCAGTATCTGTTAGATGGAGCACTACCTACGGACAAGGAGGAAGCTCGTCGGATAGTCAGGaaagcggcttatttctccatgataaatgattgcctctacaaaaaatcttttagccacccttggttaaaatgcatttttccagaagagggacaacaggttctcaaggagctgcacgagggaatatgtggagcccatgaggcatccggcTCCATCCTAAAAAAGTCCAGGCTAgcgggattttattggcccacagcagaacttgatgcacagaaactggtggaatcttgccatagttgtcagattcatgcgaatgaatctcatactgccaaacatctccagaggcctaTCATTGAAGGTCGACCCTTTTCCCTCTAGggaattgacatcattggaccatttcctcctactcgtagacaaaggaagtacgtggtagtggcagtagaccatttcactaaatgggtagaggctgaagctgtctcctccatcaatgTTGAACGAATGGTtgagttcgtcaaagataatattGTGGGAAGATACGGAGTTCCACACACgatcatcactgataatggaacGCAGTTCAGCTGTGGtgagttcaaagctttctgtgaaaaattgggcattctaaacagatttgcctccgtatattacccacaatccaacggtatgaccgaagtcacgaatcgaacaatcgtaaaaggaataaagaaaagactgggtgagcatgataagaaatgggcggatcaattaacaagcgtcttatgggcgtatcgtacTACTCCTCGCACGGCCACAGGCGAAaccccattcgccctttctcatggcgtggaggctgtaatcccagtcgagatattggttccgagtgacagagttgcattctattgcgaggatgaaaacagtcagagattgaaagaaagtcttgatcaagtggaggatagaagagacaaggcatatgtacgtatggcggcatacaagcagcggatcgcggcttatcatgacaaaaacgccaaacttgtagacctgaatgtgggagatctcgtgctccgtaaggccgacaaaatccaatctagagaagggaagggcaagctagggctcacctggacaggtccatatcGAATAGTGGACAaaattgggttcgccacatttaagattcaagacatggaaggaAATACATTGCCGCGCACTTGGAATCttcaaaatctccgcaaatacttcgccagaaaatagaatgtaaacaaaggtcttgagtactctttttcctttaataagcttttttcccatgaggtttttcttattaaaggttttaatgaggctcacatatgagacccgcttgctgtaataaagcgtgtcttctatcaataaaaagcaattgttctactgtccatattctttttaagtattttcttgcagcaatataaatattccagtctcaaaaagaaggggggcatcaaCGCTTCCCACAttaaaaagtactgctatcttatagctacttttttctcctcaaatataggagaacaatctcatgaGCGGATCCATCtgtagatgatcaccattcgagatagagttaaaacattcattggacgcaaggtctttacactctcttgcaCCCTTCCCAAAGatgggttcacaagtcctaaaggcggatcacttcacctcaaagataggtagcaagttgatccctaaggcagctttacttcctataaaaggattaaaacagcttcaaaccttcacaaaggttcgcataACGGAGTATgactggccacctactccaaaataaatcctaaaagcttatatatttacttacgcaaacgtaaaggtaaaataaatagcaaccataaggattaaaaaattgtacttaagttttacaaacaacaaCACTAAACATTGACAGGCGTATTCTCCTTAGCATTCTTCTCGCCTGAGGCACCTGCTTGAGAAGCTTCCTTCTCAACAGCTTCAGATGTGCCatcggttatcagctcctcacccGCCTTTGAGGGTTCTTCCTCGAGGTCCACTAGCTTGACATTGGtggaaggtttgctttcttcgatgggtcccttcatccatttccgaacatAGTCACGGAGGTAGTCCTTGATGTCCGggattttattaaatttgagaACATCATCTGGGTCCGgaacggcgaactgcggatctgtaAAATCGATCTCGGGATACGCCAGCTCGAAATACGCCATGATCAGTTCGCCGTAAAAGAAAGCTTGCTCTCCAGCCATGTACTCTGCTTCTCCTAAAGCGTTCTCATGCTCCTTGGCATCTGCCTCAATCTTCTCCTTTAGCTTTTTAATCTCGGCATCCTTGAGGGCAATGGCGGACGCGACGGATGCGACATTCACGTTAGCATCAGCGATTTCtttctccaacctttctatggtaGCCTTGTCctccacaccttgaaggagctcagcttccatggcGCGTATACGAGTGTACATCTGTCAAAGGCAAACAGTTTTGTCAAaatgaaagaacaaaggtaCAAATTTTTCTAAAAAGAGATCCTTTCTAGCAAGGGGACTTACCGTAAGAAGCTCCGTCTTTCCCCTTTGAGCATAGGTTGATCCTGgaatctggttctgattcctttgtACCTCACCCAACTGACCTAGAGCCTCATCTAGGTCATTAATAACGGACTCATTCTCCAAGGATCCCTGGACACCATACTTGGCGAACCAGTATCCgcctaggtcaggcttcgccatctgcacaaaaATGTAAGGATCAAAACTTAGATTCCAAACATAGTGAACGGATAAAAGATAAAGACAACCTACTTGTTCCATCTCTACCACGGGCATGGCGgatttcatggcatccgccataaactttgGACCGCCAGAGGCtgcaggcttcctccttttcagAGGCGGATCGGCCGATGTATCAGCCGGACGTTTCCCTGCACCCCtttgatacgtctctgaagtttagtaccaccgcccaccctcaaacagacggacagacagagctggtcaatagaactttgggaaacttactgcgcagcaaatgtaaggataagcccaggatgtgggatgtggttttagcccaagccgagttcgcctacaacggctctgtacattcgggaaccgggagatccccATTTGAGGTGGTATAAACGAAGACCCCAAATCACGTCCtagatatagcccatcttcctaaagggaacgtgactgccaaccagctggccaaggattatgtacagatgcaccaagaggtgagagagactcttgaggagagaaatcagaaattaaaggctaagacggatgagcaccgcagggacctacagtttgaagttggggatgaggttatggtatatttgggcaaagagagactcgccaacgccctAAGCAGCAAGCAtcggcctaggaaatacggaTCATATAAGGTtaccaagaaggtcaatgccaatgcctatcatatagcattgccgaattggcttggtaaaatctcaccagcgttcaacgtccgtgaccttagcccgtggaagccggatggtcctttggagttcaacaAGGACGAATCAGTGCCGagatcttttaaagaaggagagaatgatgcggacatcctaactgggatcactgatcacaCGCGCTCTAGCGGATCCTCAGTCATCACATCCACGGAGGtggtacctaggagggcggatcccgaggacatacgagcggggcggatctaggagtacacaaggaggcgtatcaacatctgaCCAGGGGAGGATGTTCAAGCTTCTCTTGggctgataacattgtgatattatcccaaggatcaaaagggatattcgcctaaagaACGCTACGTGTTGGTCGCCTGATACGGGAATTCCGCGGCGTATCGAagtaaagagatccgacgggcggatcaccTAGGACTCACCAAGAGAGACCCGcgggcgaacctgtgaggcgaatctccataagctctcaatccgccatcagaacggctgggccgatccggcaataaagaccattaatgagatatcaattagctaaccgccaacttaagggtAACATGTAACCGCCgttaatgggacattaatggagactttctagttactgaaggttacaacttcatgactatatatagcctacgtctcaggctatcaaggtacacattcacttaccatttgtcaattcagtttgctctcttgttcttccttactgactttggcatcggagcttcctcccatcgaacccaacgacgcccccacagggacggaagctgatcggaatttctccacaagtcatcatgGGTGGATCTccaggtttacttcctcccgaaggaattcaccaacaaccctgacactccgtacctgtacctttgtactgattgtcgtgacgtattacctattttacccttttgttgtTAACCtcattgtaaccctagtaggggtagtccttgtccttTTCTTATCTTTAGGGGGATGTATTTAACcccccattttgtaaggattatgtaactttttatcaattaaaatcattctctttgagaacctaaggtttataccttgtgtattgggattcactctttctagtttagctagagaagaacctctttgttggtttacgattaaaaccttcatttatcgctttcaatctgtatcaataGTAGTGGAGTGATGATCCGAAACGAAAATATTATATTGACTTTTGGGATTCCGTTAAATCCATGTATGGATACAGAGATAGCAGAAGTAGCCGCATTGAGGGAATATCTTCAATCAGATACTAAAAACCCGCATgtcaaaactaaaaaaaaaaaaaaaactcaattccATATAACAAGCGAGCATACAAACAACAATTCTTAGAGAGGATCCTAGCATTAATGTTTTCCCTTATTGAAgggaaatttaatttaattatatataaaaatagacttaaaaaatgaataaatattttCTGAGAACAATATCAGCAAATGAAATAGAAAGTAAAAATAATTAACTTTATTACTTTTATAAAGTTGATTTAACAAATGAAATGAAGTCAGCAAAGAAAACCAGGAAGTCCATAAAAACAGCAAAATGTATGGACCAGTATTTAATTGGATAGTGAAAATAATAAAGGGAATAATAGTGGTGGTGAACAAGAACAATCATGGAATTGCTGTTGCTTCAAATTCAAACACGCGTGTCTTCCAATTTTCAAACACGCGTCGATTTTCTGCGTCCTTCCTTTGCCCGCATCACAAGTAAAAGACCTTTCAACCCATACCATACCTTACCATACCCCACTTTCATTATTCATTACCTTTTACTTTTTAGACTATTTCACAGTCTTCATTAACACTGGCGATAAGATAAACAAAAATCTACAGATTATCAGATCAGATACTTGTAAATGTAAAACTAAACAAACATGTTATTAAACCCagattttaataataataaacacaGGAGAGGATGTGGATAAAGgaatagattaaaaaaagaCTACAGTCTCAGACAAAAATCGAGACTGCACGTGCATCTTCTCTCTTCATCCTCATATTCCAATCCTCTTTTTGTTTTCAGGAACAATTTCCGACATTTCCAATCAGAATCATCTAATCAAAAACACTATTCTCCAGATCACAAatatgcacacacacacacatttTAAAAGATACCAAGTATGTATTGCTATTTTTCAGtgagttttatttatattagtaaAGTCATTACCCTTACACAAAAAGCAGAAAGGGGATTTCATTGGTTAATAATATCATCTATTATCATCACCCAGTCTCCAAAATTTAAAACAACAGGAGATAGAGATGTGGGGGCTAAactaaagaaaaaaagaaaaaaattcatgGTCCGTCAATAATAGAAGCCAAACCAGTCACAATCTTAATCCCTGATTGGAAGCTCTTTGATTTAATCTCAGGTGGCCTCATCACGCTCTCTTCTTCCATGGAACTTTCAGATGACAGTGTGAACACAGACTCCCCCAACTCAGCATCCTCAATCGAGTGAACAGAGAGTGAACTTTCACTGATGATTGCTGTTGCTGTTGGAATTGAAGATTGGTTCTTTTCAGGTTCGATTGAAGCAAAATTGGGTCTAGCTCGAGTATGAGGAGAGAGCCATTTGGCCTTGACGTACTCTGCTTTTCTCCAAGGTGGAATGTGCATCCCCTTCTTTTTCAGGCTGCGTTTAGCTGCATCTGATATTAAAGAGATGATCTTTTGAAGACGATCGGCTTTCCCAACAAATATACACGGTAGAATTTCTAGGAGAGACATGTAACCCTTGGTTGATCGAGCAATTTCAAATTCTGATCTGAAATCAATGTCAATTAGCAGTCGCTCCCCTAAGATGATCACGTCTATGTACTCATATTCTCCTGAATTAACAAAGTAATCTATCAATTTCTCAGCAAACCATCTTAAGTCTCTTGCATACAAATTGTTCCACATGTAAGACAGAGTGCCATTCTAGTTGcagaaaaataagtttttgatGAAAAACTAATTACTGCTTGCTCATATAAACAAAGAACATAATTTTGCAAATTTGGGAGAGTACCGGCTAGATGGGTGGGGGATCTTTCCCAATGAGATTTGCAGATAGAAGCGTCGTATCCCAGAGCTAGTAATCCTTCAATAACGATCTTCCTGCAACCGTCGTCTTTTCTCTTACAGATCTTGTTCTTCTCAACGATTTTGGCAGTGTCCGCTAACAAATTCCTCTCGGAAACACTTGCACAAGCGACCATACTCTGCGCATAAAAATGGAGAATGataaatgaaaataataaatgaacAAGATGAACAATAACTATTCCAAAATGGCACAAACCTACATACCTTTAGATTTTCAATTGACTCGccaaaggaaagaaaattacaGTCACCAAAATCGTCCAATTCGTCTTCGGAACTGTCATTACAATTCCGGTTGAAACAATTGCAGCTGCGGCCACACCTCAATGCGGCGGACGAATTCTTTTCATTGCTTTCTTCTATGAAGTTCTGAACCATCGACGCCAAACACTCGGAGCTTGGCTCAAACTCAACCGAGCCCTTGGAGCTATCCTTGTTAAAATGCGGCTCACAAAAAACGCCCACCTTATCTGCGGTGGAATTTTTCAGGAACTGGAGCTCAAAGAGCCGCTTGAGAC encodes:
- the LOC136218213 gene encoding uncharacterized protein, with translation MPSKMKIQPIDSLTPEEATPLETVKPVVKSRLKRLFELQFLKNSTADKVGVFCEPHFNKDSSKGSVEFEPSSECLASMVQNFIEESNEKNSSAALRCGRSCNCFNRNCNDSSEDELDDFGDCNFLSFGESIENLKSMVACASVSERNLLADTAKIVEKNKICKRKDDGCRKIVIEGLLALGYDASICKSHWERSPTHLAGEYEYIDVIILGERLLIDIDFRSEFEIARSTKGYMSLLEILPCIFVGKADRLQKIISLISDAAKRSLKKKGMHIPPWRKAEYVKAKWLSPHTRARPNFASIEPEKNQSSIPTATAIISESSLSVHSIEDAELGESVFTLSSESSMEEESVMRPPEIKSKSFQSGIKIVTGLASIIDGP